One Planktothrix sp. FACHB-1365 genomic window carries:
- a CDS encoding HhoA/HhoB/HtrA family serine endopeptidase, whose protein sequence is MAKSQPQNKTFDQIIRYLFVAVLSVVLTVTSLQFFPNFLGTSAQAEPIQTATQPQPVAAVPNPNSARNFVSAAVNRVGPAVVRIDTERTISANIPDPFFDDPFFRRFFGEGMPQMPQEYQQRGQGSGFIVDSSGIILTNSHVIKGADKVTVTLKDGRQFQGEVRGSDDPSDLAVIKINGNNLPVAPLGNSSEVEVGDWAIALGNPLGLDNTVTLGIVSTLNRPSSQVGIPDKRLDFIQTDAAINPGNSGGPLLNDRGEVIGINTAIRADGQGIGFAIPIDAAKSIQAALVRGEKIAHPYIGIRMATLTADMAKKLNQDPNSLMLIPEVNGVLVVQIMPNSPAANMGLRRGDVITEIDGQAITSADQLQRLVEKSKIGQPLKITLHRGQKIEQISVRPGQLNEEALR, encoded by the coding sequence ATGGCAAAATCCCAGCCCCAAAATAAAACATTTGATCAGATAATTCGTTATCTTTTTGTTGCTGTTTTAAGTGTTGTGTTAACCGTAACCAGCTTACAATTTTTTCCCAATTTTTTAGGAACTTCTGCCCAAGCTGAACCTATACAAACCGCAACTCAACCCCAACCTGTGGCTGCGGTTCCTAACCCGAATTCTGCCAGAAATTTTGTTTCGGCTGCGGTAAATCGAGTCGGGCCAGCCGTGGTTAGAATTGATACAGAACGCACCATTTCTGCCAATATTCCTGATCCTTTTTTTGATGATCCTTTTTTCCGGCGTTTCTTTGGGGAAGGAATGCCTCAAATGCCCCAAGAATATCAACAACGGGGACAAGGTTCGGGGTTTATTGTTGATAGTAGTGGGATTATTTTAACTAATTCCCATGTCATTAAAGGCGCGGATAAAGTTACCGTTACCCTTAAAGATGGTCGTCAATTTCAAGGGGAAGTTCGAGGCAGTGATGACCCTTCTGATTTAGCCGTTATTAAAATTAATGGGAATAATTTACCCGTTGCTCCCTTGGGGAATTCCAGTGAAGTTGAAGTGGGAGATTGGGCGATCGCATTAGGAAATCCGTTAGGATTAGATAATACCGTTACCTTGGGAATTGTTAGTACCTTAAATCGACCCAGTTCTCAAGTCGGAATTCCTGATAAACGATTAGATTTTATTCAAACTGATGCGGCTATTAATCCAGGGAATTCTGGGGGGCCGTTATTAAATGATAGAGGGGAAGTCATTGGCATTAATACCGCTATTCGCGCTGATGGTCAAGGGATTGGATTTGCCATTCCCATTGATGCCGCTAAAAGCATTCAAGCCGCGTTAGTGCGAGGGGAAAAAATTGCTCATCCTTATATTGGCATTCGCATGGCAACCTTAACGGCTGATATGGCAAAAAAACTCAATCAAGACCCCAATTCTTTAATGTTAATTCCCGAAGTCAATGGGGTATTAGTCGTCCAAATTATGCCTAATAGTCCAGCCGCAAATATGGGTTTGCGTCGGGGGGATGTGATTACAGAAATTGATGGACAAGCCATTACCAGTGCTGACCAATTACAGCGTTTAGTTGAAAAAAGCAAAATTGGTCAACCCCTAAAAATCACGCTCCATCGTGGACAAAAAATCGAACAAATTTCAGTGCGTCCGGGTCAATTGAATGAAGAAGCACTGCGATAA